From one Acidobacteriota bacterium genomic stretch:
- a CDS encoding lysophospholipid acyltransferase family protein → MAEPSRKPIRARLIGGAIIALSAVLGRLSWRSAQRFGRIFGRLSWVLGRRDRRRTDDHLALALPELSAKERLRLAKQCFLHQGMNLAELLHLRHRDCGDLEPLIAVEGWEHIAALQAAGQPILVVSGHCGNWETLAMVANCRGLEMAVVARVFDEANVQQIMVDLRRRFGSATIERGAPGAARLLLTTLRRGGALAMLIDQDTKVDGVFVPFFGRLAFTPVGAAKIALRPGVVTVPTFAERLPDGRPKVTFHPPLELPSDATEATAAITRAIEEQVRRRPEQWVWMHRRWRRRPADED, encoded by the coding sequence ATGGCTGAGCCCTCCCGTAAGCCCATCCGCGCCCGCTTGATCGGCGGCGCGATCATCGCCCTCAGCGCAGTCCTCGGCCGCCTCTCTTGGCGGAGCGCGCAGCGTTTCGGCCGCATCTTCGGCCGCCTCTCCTGGGTCCTCGGCCGACGCGACCGGCGCCGCACCGACGATCACCTCGCCCTCGCCCTGCCCGAGCTTTCGGCAAAGGAGCGCCTGAGATTGGCGAAGCAATGCTTCCTGCACCAGGGGATGAACCTCGCCGAGCTCCTCCACCTGCGGCACCGCGACTGCGGCGATCTCGAACCCCTCATCGCGGTCGAGGGCTGGGAGCACATCGCCGCCCTGCAGGCCGCAGGCCAACCCATCCTGGTGGTCAGCGGCCACTGCGGCAACTGGGAAACGCTCGCCATGGTCGCCAATTGCCGCGGCCTCGAGATGGCGGTGGTGGCGCGCGTCTTCGACGAGGCCAACGTGCAGCAGATCATGGTCGACCTGCGCCGCCGCTTCGGCTCCGCCACCATCGAGCGCGGCGCTCCCGGAGCCGCCCGTCTGCTGTTGACGACGCTGCGCCGCGGCGGCGCCCTGGCGATGCTGATCGATCAGGACACCAAGGTCGACGGGGTCTTCGTGCCGTTCTTCGGACGCCTCGCCTTCACCCCGGTAGGTGCCGCCAAGATCGCCCTCCGGCCGGGCGTCGTCACCGTCCCGACCTTCGCCGAGCGCCTTCCCGACGGTCGTCCCAAGGTGACCTTCCACCCCCCCCTCGAGCTCCCTTCGGACGCCACCGAAGCCACCGCAGCGATCACCCGAGCGATCGAGGAGCAGGTGCGCCGCCGGCCCGAGCAATGGGTCTGGATGCATCGCCGCTGGCGGCGCCGGCCAGCGGACGAGGATTGA
- a CDS encoding HAD family hydrolase, whose protein sequence is MKLSADDFASRARALRWLLLDVDGVLTDGRLFYVGSGEDPMIFHVRDGLAIKLAREQGLGVGILSGRGGPALDRRVHELGLDPVVTRCSDKGPAFEKIVARLGLTAEQVAYVGDDLQDLPAIRRCGLSFCPADAAAEVRAAVDVVLSAAGGHGAIREMIELILSEGDRWRALAQRLHDG, encoded by the coding sequence TTGAAGCTCTCTGCAGACGATTTTGCGAGCCGCGCCCGCGCCCTCCGCTGGCTGCTGCTCGACGTCGATGGCGTGCTGACGGACGGACGGCTGTTCTATGTCGGGAGCGGCGAGGACCCGATGATCTTCCACGTCCGCGACGGCCTCGCCATCAAGCTGGCTCGGGAACAGGGCCTGGGAGTCGGCATCCTCTCCGGGCGCGGTGGTCCGGCCCTCGACCGCCGGGTGCACGAGCTCGGCCTCGATCCGGTCGTCACGCGCTGCTCCGACAAAGGACCCGCCTTCGAAAAGATCGTCGCACGGCTCGGGCTCACCGCCGAGCAAGTCGCCTACGTCGGGGACGACCTCCAGGATCTGCCGGCGATTCGCCGCTGCGGCCTGTCCTTCTGCCCCGCCGACGCCGCCGCTGAGGTGCGCGCAGCGGTCGACGTGGTGCTGAGCGCGGCCGGCGGCCACGGTGCCATTCGCGAGATGATCGAGCTCATCCTGTCCGAAGGTGACCGGTGGCGCGCGCTGGCGCAGCGCCTGCACGATGGCTGA
- a CDS encoding KpsF/GutQ family sugar-phosphate isomerase, with amino-acid sequence MSAKSTNPAPHRGRPPREVAREVFTTEANAIAGLIDQLDERFDQTVELIRQAPGRVVCTGMGKSGLVLKKIAATLSSTGTPALFLHPAEAVHGDLGVIVPGDVVLAASFSGATEELLRLVGTVKRLGIPLIVMTGNPESPLSQHADLHLSAAIDREACPLNLAPTASTTATLALGDALAMALLEARGFSSEDFARLHPAGSLGKRLMRVRELMHAGDDLPRVTASAALRDAIYEMSRKGLGITAVVDADGKLLACISDGDLRRLLAEDSDPLGRTAVEVGRPGPRTIGGDELAAAALKEMEDHRITSLFVTAEDGHLDGIVHLHDLWGLELF; translated from the coding sequence ATGAGCGCCAAATCCACCAACCCCGCTCCGCACCGCGGCCGCCCGCCGCGCGAGGTGGCGCGCGAAGTCTTCACCACCGAGGCCAACGCCATCGCCGGCCTCATCGACCAGCTCGACGAGCGCTTCGACCAGACCGTCGAGCTGATTCGCCAGGCGCCGGGCCGGGTGGTCTGCACCGGCATGGGCAAGAGCGGGCTGGTGCTCAAGAAGATCGCCGCCACCCTGTCGTCCACCGGCACGCCGGCTCTTTTTCTGCATCCGGCGGAAGCGGTCCACGGCGACCTCGGAGTCATCGTGCCCGGCGACGTCGTGCTCGCCGCCTCCTTCTCCGGCGCCACCGAGGAGCTGTTGCGCTTGGTCGGCACGGTCAAGCGCCTCGGCATCCCGCTGATCGTCATGACCGGCAATCCCGAGAGCCCGCTGTCGCAGCACGCCGACCTTCATCTTTCCGCCGCCATCGACCGCGAGGCCTGCCCCCTCAACCTCGCCCCGACGGCATCGACCACCGCCACCCTCGCCCTCGGTGACGCCCTCGCCATGGCCCTCCTCGAGGCGCGCGGCTTCTCCTCCGAGGACTTCGCCCGCCTGCACCCCGCCGGCAGCCTGGGCAAGCGCCTCATGCGGGTGCGCGAGCTGATGCACGCCGGCGACGATCTGCCGCGGGTGACCGCCTCGGCGGCCCTGCGCGACGCTATCTACGAGATGTCGCGCAAGGGCCTCGGGATCACCGCCGTCGTCGACGCCGACGGCAAGCTGCTGGCCTGCATCTCGGACGGCGATCTGCGCCGGCTGCTGGCCGAGGACAGCGATCCCCTCGGCCGCACCGCCGTCGAAGTCGGTCGGCCCGGCCCCCGCACCATCGGCGGCGACGAGCTCGCCGCCGCTGCCCTCAAAGAGATGGAAGACCACCGCATCACCTCGCTCTTCGTGACCGCCGAGGACGGTCACCTCGACGGCATCGTCCACCTGCACGACCTCTGGGGCCTGGAGCTGTTTTGA
- the kdsA gene encoding 3-deoxy-8-phosphooctulonate synthase, giving the protein MSVSPVEVAPVELAPGVVLGGPGPLPVIAGPCAIESEERTLETAHRVAAMARRLALPVIFKASFDKANRSSLGSFRGVGLDAGLRILRRVGEETGLPLLTDIHEPAQAAPVAEVCDVLQIPAFLCRQTDLIVAAADTGRAVNLKKGQFIAPTDMHRAVDKARQRGNDRITVTERGYSFGYNNLVVDMRSFAMLHEAGIAVIYDVTHSLQLPGAGEESGGDRRFAEPLARAAVAAGADGLFLEIHPDPENALSDSTVQLAPERAEALLGSLRALREALL; this is encoded by the coding sequence ATGAGCGTTTCCCCCGTCGAGGTGGCGCCCGTCGAGCTGGCGCCGGGAGTCGTCCTCGGCGGCCCCGGCCCGCTGCCGGTGATCGCCGGACCGTGCGCCATCGAGAGCGAGGAGCGCACCCTGGAGACGGCGCATCGGGTCGCCGCCATGGCGCGCCGCCTTGCCCTGCCGGTGATTTTCAAGGCCTCCTTCGACAAGGCCAACCGCAGCTCCCTCGGCTCCTTCCGCGGCGTTGGCCTCGACGCCGGCCTGCGCATTTTGCGACGGGTCGGCGAGGAGACCGGATTGCCGCTGCTGACGGATATCCACGAGCCCGCCCAGGCGGCGCCGGTGGCGGAGGTCTGCGACGTCCTCCAGATTCCGGCCTTCCTCTGCCGCCAGACGGACTTGATCGTCGCCGCCGCCGACACCGGCCGCGCGGTCAATCTGAAGAAGGGACAGTTCATCGCCCCGACGGATATGCATCGCGCCGTCGACAAGGCCCGTCAACGGGGCAATGACCGCATCACCGTCACCGAGCGCGGCTACTCCTTCGGCTACAACAATCTGGTGGTCGACATGCGCAGCTTCGCCATGCTCCACGAGGCCGGTATCGCGGTGATCTACGACGTCACCCATTCGCTGCAACTTCCCGGCGCCGGCGAGGAAAGCGGCGGCGACCGGCGATTCGCCGAGCCGCTGGCGCGGGCCGCCGTCGCCGCCGGTGCCGACGGCCTCTTCCTGGAAATCCACCCGGATCCCGAGAACGCCCTGTCGGACAGCACAGTGCAGCTCGCCCCGGAGCGCGCCGAAGCTCTGCTCGGCTCACTCCGGGCTTTGCGCGAAGCCCTCCTGTAA
- a CDS encoding CTP synthase: MTTKYIFVTGGVVSSLGKGVAAASVGAILEARGFSVTMMKLDPYVNVDPGTMSPYQHGEVFVTEDGAETDLDLGHYERFTHTVTSKRHNYTTGKIYEKVINKERRGDYLGKTVQVIPHVTDEIKDAMRRVADGHDVVIVEIGGTIGDIESLPFVEAIRQFRQELGRSNAINLHLTLVPYIAAADELKTKPTQHSVRELRAIGISADVLLCRVDRPLPDELRRKIALFCNVDPDQVIAAVDVPSIYEVPLTFCREGLDETILQLLNLPQYERDMSRWEVLVNRIKNPHHRVRIGIVGKYVELPDAYKSLNEALLHGGIANDAAVELVYINAEEIETGNWPQEIFEVDGLLVPIGFGQRGTEGKIRAMRFARERKVPMFGICLGMQCMVIEFARNVCGIEGATSSEFDADTDHAVIFKLRDLLGVEEMGGTMRLGAYPCHLQEGTHAHRIYGQGQISERHRHRYEVNQKYLQPLVDHGLTVSGLSPDGKFVEMVELEDHPWYLGCQFHPEYKSKPTEPHPLFVSYIAAALEHHDRRQRAEGEEAALPLVTESAPVEAQPAPLAERLESAGEKALAEGVTPDRR, translated from the coding sequence ATGACGACCAAGTACATCTTCGTTACGGGCGGCGTGGTGTCGTCCCTCGGCAAGGGCGTGGCGGCCGCCTCCGTGGGCGCCATCCTGGAGGCCCGCGGCTTCTCCGTCACGATGATGAAGCTCGACCCCTACGTCAACGTCGATCCGGGCACCATGTCGCCGTACCAGCACGGCGAGGTCTTCGTCACCGAGGACGGTGCCGAGACCGACCTCGACCTCGGTCACTACGAGCGCTTCACCCACACGGTGACCTCGAAGCGCCACAACTACACCACCGGCAAGATCTACGAAAAGGTGATCAACAAGGAACGGCGCGGCGATTACCTCGGCAAGACGGTGCAGGTGATTCCCCACGTCACCGACGAGATCAAGGACGCCATGCGGCGGGTCGCCGACGGCCACGACGTGGTGATCGTCGAGATCGGCGGCACCATCGGCGACATCGAATCCTTGCCCTTCGTCGAGGCGATCCGGCAGTTCCGCCAGGAGCTCGGGCGGTCGAACGCCATCAACCTCCACCTCACCCTGGTGCCCTACATCGCCGCCGCCGACGAGCTCAAGACCAAGCCGACGCAGCACTCGGTGCGCGAACTGCGCGCCATCGGCATCTCGGCGGACGTTCTGCTGTGCCGCGTCGACCGCCCGCTGCCGGACGAGCTGCGGCGCAAGATCGCCCTGTTCTGCAACGTCGATCCGGACCAGGTGATCGCCGCCGTCGATGTGCCTTCAATCTACGAGGTGCCGCTGACCTTCTGCCGCGAGGGTCTCGACGAGACCATCCTGCAGCTCCTCAACCTGCCCCAGTACGAGCGCGACATGTCGCGCTGGGAGGTGCTGGTCAACCGCATCAAGAACCCCCACCACCGGGTGCGCATCGGCATCGTCGGCAAGTACGTCGAGTTGCCGGACGCCTACAAGAGCCTCAACGAGGCACTGCTCCACGGCGGCATCGCCAACGACGCCGCCGTCGAGCTGGTCTACATCAATGCCGAAGAGATCGAGACCGGCAACTGGCCGCAGGAGATCTTCGAGGTCGACGGCCTGCTGGTGCCGATCGGCTTCGGCCAGCGCGGCACCGAGGGCAAGATCCGAGCGATGCGCTTCGCCCGCGAGCGCAAAGTGCCGATGTTCGGCATCTGCCTCGGCATGCAGTGCATGGTGATCGAGTTCGCCCGCAACGTCTGCGGCATCGAGGGCGCCACCTCGTCGGAGTTCGACGCCGACACCGACCACGCCGTCATCTTCAAGCTGCGCGATCTGCTCGGCGTCGAAGAGATGGGCGGCACCATGCGCTTGGGCGCCTACCCCTGCCACCTCCAGGAGGGCACCCACGCCCACCGCATCTACGGCCAGGGTCAGATCAGCGAGCGCCATCGGCACCGCTACGAGGTCAACCAAAAGTACCTCCAGCCCCTGGTCGACCACGGTCTGACCGTCTCCGGCCTGTCGCCGGACGGCAAGTTCGTCGAGATGGTGGAGCTCGAGGACCACCCCTGGTACCTCGGCTGTCAGTTCCATCCCGAGTACAAGTCGAAGCCGACGGAGCCCCATCCGCTGTTCGTGTCCTACATCGCAGCCGCCCTCGAGCATCACGACCGGCGCCAGCGCGCCGAGGGCGAAGAAGCGGCCCTGCCGCTGGTCACCGAAAGCGCCCCGGTGGAAGCCCAACCGGCGCCCCTCGCGGAGCGCCTCGAATCGGCCGGCGAGAAGGCCCTCGCCGAAGGCGTGACGCCGGACCGACGATGA
- the kdsB gene encoding 3-deoxy-manno-octulosonate cytidylyltransferase codes for MPPSSHPPRIAAAIPARYASTRLPGKPLLEIAGKTMIEHVYRRAAAVPELSRVVVLTDDERIADKVRSFGGEVEMTPEDCASGSDRIAWAARRWEEDGILNVQGDEPLIDPRAIGRLAHHLQTRPDDPIATLAAPAEAGDLDDPNTVKVVLDRFGYALYFSRSAIPYRRGPNDDDREPITPRKHLGIYGYQREALLELAGLAPSPLERSESLEQLRALENGLRIRVLEVAGAAPGVDTASDLKRIEELLSTTAAGALEDRGRGQ; via the coding sequence GTGCCCCCGTCCTCACACCCCCCCCGTATCGCGGCGGCCATTCCGGCCCGCTACGCTTCGACCCGGCTGCCCGGAAAGCCGCTGCTCGAGATCGCCGGCAAGACGATGATCGAGCACGTCTACCGGCGCGCCGCGGCAGTGCCCGAGCTTTCCCGGGTGGTGGTGCTGACCGACGACGAGCGCATCGCCGACAAGGTGCGGAGCTTCGGTGGCGAGGTCGAGATGACCCCCGAGGACTGCGCCAGCGGCAGCGATCGCATCGCCTGGGCGGCGCGCCGCTGGGAGGAAGACGGAATCCTCAACGTCCAGGGCGACGAGCCGTTGATCGATCCGCGAGCCATCGGCCGCTTGGCGCACCACCTGCAGACCCGACCGGACGATCCCATCGCCACCCTGGCGGCGCCAGCGGAGGCCGGCGACCTGGACGATCCCAACACCGTCAAAGTGGTTCTCGACCGCTTCGGCTACGCCCTCTACTTCAGCCGCTCTGCGATACCCTATAGGCGAGGGCCCAACGACGACGATAGGGAACCGATCACCCCCCGGAAGCATCTGGGGATCTACGGATATCAGCGGGAAGCACTCCTCGAGCTGGCCGGCCTGGCGCCGAGCCCCCTGGAGAGAAGTGAGTCCCTGGAGCAACTGCGCGCTCTGGAGAACGGCCTGCGCATTCGCGTGCTGGAAGTCGCCGGAGCCGCCCCGGGGGTCGATACGGCCTCCGACCTGAAGCGCATCGAAGAGCTGCTGTCGACGACGGCCGCCGGAGCGCTGGAAGATCGAGGGAGAGGACAATGA
- a CDS encoding VTC domain-containing protein, which translates to MRSLAFKAPRPGEPSPSAEDPAQLGFELKYAFDRWSLGVVESHLAAACRRDPEHPSNTVVSVYFDTPDLVLLRQKADSLYLKTKLRLRWYRSPGAPPSQAFWELKRRVGNRRSKRRWPTTLEGAAIERRSFAALASLPMPPDLLAEELPWPLLPILQVAYRRRRYVDPHGGVRMSCDSAITAERGHPLLGRSRRGVLAGGVVEAKGSRAVAPPCLQGLFGRLCFRSSFSKYDACYRSLT; encoded by the coding sequence ATGCGATCCCTCGCCTTCAAGGCCCCCCGCCCCGGGGAGCCGTCTCCGTCCGCCGAAGATCCGGCGCAGCTCGGCTTCGAGTTGAAGTATGCCTTCGATCGCTGGTCCCTTGGCGTTGTCGAGAGTCATCTCGCGGCGGCCTGTCGGCGCGATCCGGAGCACCCGAGCAATACGGTGGTCAGCGTCTATTTCGATACTCCCGATCTGGTGCTGTTGCGGCAGAAGGCAGACAGCCTCTATCTCAAAACCAAGCTTCGCCTGCGCTGGTATCGCTCCCCCGGAGCGCCTCCCTCGCAGGCTTTCTGGGAGCTCAAGCGGCGGGTCGGCAACCGGCGCTCGAAGCGGCGTTGGCCCACCACTCTCGAGGGGGCGGCGATCGAACGGCGATCCTTCGCGGCTCTCGCCAGCTTGCCGATGCCCCCCGACCTGTTGGCCGAAGAGCTGCCCTGGCCGTTGTTGCCGATCCTCCAGGTCGCCTATCGCCGTCGTCGCTATGTCGATCCCCACGGCGGCGTGCGCATGAGCTGCGACAGCGCCATCACCGCGGAGCGCGGGCACCCCCTCCTCGGCAGGAGCCGTCGCGGGGTCCTCGCCGGCGGCGTGGTGGAGGCCAAGGGGAGTCGTGCGGTGGCGCCGCCGTGTCTGCAGGGGTTGTTTGGGCGATTGTGTTTTCGCAGCTCTTTTTCGAAGT